A genome region from Panicum virgatum strain AP13 chromosome 4K, P.virgatum_v5, whole genome shotgun sequence includes the following:
- the LOC120703512 gene encoding proline-rich protein 2-like: MRPRGRGDDVDDDDDEDEYEDITPPRSTPEPEADPAPAPAPSPSPSPAPAPAPPQPARAPLSSLVVKPPSPQENGGGSSPPSPAARAARSPSPGGGGSYRARGASPPRHRREFSPPRPRGWERRRSPPPPPERRRPGSPPPQRRRFSPPPRFQPPRHPRFHNEQPGYGMHGGPSPPRPRRPEASKFDDAVGPRYTHGYQGGGRGSARFREGSPPYGRGRSYGRGFGAPPGKDFINIDGEYVHRNDPNLSPREGDWICQNPNCGNLNFARRTHCNNCNKFRYSAREAYEPRRSPPRGYPSPPRGPPRMVGPPGDRAPPREMSRYRSPPQGWGAGDPRGYAARSPPERPVRFTDPSPKERMGFRGERDLRDRAKFEWSATDDYGRRERPHDGYLDRSRRRSGSRANWGNDLHDRSRTPPRNRLMKGSFTGRGRPEDYAGDPYASQGRPNQAGRGRGHGYRPGGGPYPSESRGDRRPAPCGRNEDNY; encoded by the exons ATGAGGCCGCGCGGCAGGGGCGACGACgtcgacgatgacgacgacgaggacgagtACGAGGACATCACGCCGCCGCGGAGTACGCCGGAGCCCGAGGCCGaccccgcccccgcgcccgcgccctcgccttcgccttcgcccgcccccgcccccgcgccgccgcagcctgcgCGGGCCCCGCTTAGCAGCCTCGTTGTCAAGCCGCCTTCGCCGCAAGAGAACGGCGGTGGGTCGTCCCCACCCtctcccgccgcccgcgcggcccGCTCGCCCTCGCCCGGGGGCGGCGGTAGCTACCGCGCCCGCGGGGCCTCGCCCCCGCGGCACCGGCGGGAGTTCTCGCCGCCGCGACCCCGAGGCTGGGAGCGGCGCcggtctccgccgccgccgccggagaggcgGCGTCCTGGGAGCCCCcctccccagcgccgccgcttcaGCCCCCCGCCCCGGTTCCAGCCTCCGCGGCACCCGCGCTTCCACAACGAGCAACCAG GATATGGAATGCATGGAGGCCCTTCGCCACCACGCCCACGCAGACCAGAAGCCAGCAAATTTGATGATGCTGTTGGCCCACGTTACACCCATGGTTATCAAGGGGGTGGTAGAGGAAGTGCGAGGTTCCGAGAGGGTTCTCCGCCATACGGAAGAGGCAGATCTTACGGGAGAGGCTTTGGTGCTCCTCCTGGAAAAGATTTCATTAATATTGATGGAGAATATGTTCACAGGAATGATCCAAATTTGTCACCAAGAGAAGGTGATTGGATATGCCAGAATCCAAA TTGTGGAAATCTCAATTTTGCTCGGCGCACACACTGTAACAACTGCAATAAGTTCCGCTATTCAGCACGTGAAGCATATGAACCTAGGCGCAGCCCTCCAAGGGGTTACCCAAGTCCTCCACGAGGGCCTCCTAGGATGGTTGGTCCACCCGGTGATCGAGCCCCCCCAAGAGAGATGTCCAGGTACAGATCACCACCTCAAGGCTGGGGTGCAGGTGATCCTAGGGGATATGCAGCTCGATCCCCTCCAGAACGCCCAGTACGGTTCACAGATCCATCACCTAAGGAAAGAATGGGCTTCCGTGGTGAGCGTGACCTGAGGGACCGTGCAAAGTTTGAGTGGTCTGCCACTGATGACTACGGTCGGAGGGAGCGCCCGCATGATGGTTATCTTGACAGAAGTCGGCGTCGCTCGGGGTCTCGGGCTAACTGGGGGAATGATCTGCATGACAGAAGCCGCACCCCTCCACGGAACAGGCTGATGAAGGGTTCCTTCACTGGCAGGGGTCGACCAGAAGACTATGCTGGTGATCCATATGCAAGCCAAGGGAGACCCAACCAGGCTGGCCGGGGGCGTGGGCATGGTTACAGACCAGGAGGTGGTCCATACCCCAGTGAGAGTAGAGGTGACCGGCGCCCTGCTCCGTGTGGTAGGAATGAAGACAACTACTAG
- the LOC120703513 gene encoding protein BUNDLE SHEATH DEFECTIVE 2, chloroplastic-like, with product MRIGLLPALAGRQSLLPLPLPLPRTPPLLSMAATASLAAAAPSPPVLNASPPALISLRPVSRRCKSLAVKTKATENDQSAKKPQKVNSILCQDCEGNGAIVCTQCEGNGVNSVDHFNGRFKAGALCWLCRGKREILCGSCNGAGFLGGFLSTFDETAE from the exons ATGAGGATTGGCCTGCTCCCCGCTCTCGCTGGCCGTCagtctctcctccctctcccgctCCCGCTTCCTCGtacgccgccgctgctctctaTGGCTGCTACGGCGAGCCTCGCGGCCGCTGCTCCGTCCCCTCCAGTCCTCAATGCATCGCCTCCTGCGCTTATCTCGCTCCGGCCCGTCTCCCGCCGTTGCAAGTCCCTGGCCGTCAAGACCAAG GCCACTGAAAATGACCAGTCCGCTAAAAAACCTCAGAAGGTAAACAGCATTCTTTGCCAGGACTGCGAAGGAAATG GAGCAATCGTGTGCACCCAGTGTGAGGGAAATGGGGTGAATTCTGTTGACCATTTTAATGGGCGATTTAAAGCTGGAGCTTTGTGCTGGCTTTGCAG AGGAAAGCGTGAAATCCTATGTGGGAGCTGCaatggtgctggtttcttgggTGGATTTCTGAGCACCTTTGATGAAACTGCAGAATAG